From a region of the Chrysemys picta bellii isolate R12L10 chromosome 7, ASM1138683v2, whole genome shotgun sequence genome:
- the LRTM1 gene encoding leucine-rich repeat and transmembrane domain-containing protein 1: MKGDLLLVSSIIVLMHMVCGCPEKCLCHQTSKTVDCRNQGLVEIPSHVPPETLILQLQNNHIWRINQNAFSETPLLKILDLSNNSVSNFSSGAFQGLRYLQVLNLTKNLIHYLENKTFSSLPQLKELDLSSNSILTLPETLGNNTGNITLLSVKYNKLQRLDRILLESLPNLKVVLFKNNPWQCTCHVIGLKLWLESFLYRGGISDGIICSTPENRKGKDLLKVPYEMYRACPPSAAHMHLANIHHHSSEHRSSLKHTHHNEKGESSHSDCEPKPKPRPVSLRHAIATVVITGVVCGIVCLMMLAAAVYGCAYAAITAKYHREHLAPVTEQSRPEEKEPFDSSLA, translated from the exons ATGAAAG GTGACTTGCTTTTGGTTTCAAGTATCATTGTACTAATGCATATGGTATGTGGATGCCCCGAAAAGTGCCTATGTCATCAAACTTCAAAGACAGTGGACTGCAGGAATCAAGGACTTGTTGAAATTCCCTCCCACGTACCTCCTGAAACTCTAATATTACAGTTGCAGAATAACCATATTTGGAGAATCAATCAAAATGCATTCAGTGAAACCCCTTTGCTCAAAATTTTAGACTTGTCTAATAATTCTGTTTCAAATTTCTCATCCGGTGCTTTCCAAGGACTACGATACCTACAGGTTCTAAACCTAACCAAGAACTTGATTCATTACCTAGAAAACAAGACTTTCAGTTCCCTCCCTCAATTAAAAGAACTGGATTTGTCCTCCAACAGTATATTAACTTTGCCTGAAACTCTAGGAAATAATACAGGGAATATAACTTTATTGTCTGTTAAGTATAACAAGCTTCAAAGACTGGACAGAATTCTGCTAGAATCCCTCCCAAATCTGAAAGTTGTTCTTTTCAAGAATAATCCATGGCAATGCACTTGTCATGTCATTGGCCTTAAACTGTGGCTAGAGAGCTTTTTATACAGAG GAGGAATAAGTGATGGCATTATATGCTCAACACCAGAAAATCGGAAGGGAAAGGACCTCCTCAAAGTTCCTTATGAGATGTACAGGGCATGCCCTCCCTCCGCTGCTCATATGCATCTGGCTAATATTCATCACCATAGCTCTGAGCACAGAAGTTCTCTGAAGCACACTCATCACAATGAAAAGGGAGAAAGTAGCCATTCAGACTGTGAACCTAAACCGAAGCCAAGGCCAGTTAGTTTGCGTCATGCAATCGCCACTGTAGTAATAACTGGAGTTGTCTGTGGAATCGTGTGTCTAATGATGTTGGCAGCTGCTGTGTATGGTTGTGCCTATGCTGCAATTACTGCTAAATACCACAGAGAACACTTGGCCCCAGTAACAGAGCAGAGTCGTCCTGAGGAAAAAGAGCCATTTGATAGTTCCTTGGCTTAA